In the Chaetodon trifascialis isolate fChaTrf1 chromosome 12, fChaTrf1.hap1, whole genome shotgun sequence genome, GTGCATGTTTGCACTCATTAGGTTATTATACCTTTGGTTCTCAAACATCTGACAGCTGAATTTTGAAAGAGCCAAAGTCATTGTGTTAGTTGGTTTAGAATCCCTTTGTTAATGACTGAATATACAGCACCGGAGAGGACCTTCATGCAGAgcgccctgtgtgtgtgtgtgtggtcagagaCTGCAACGAGGCCCTGGTGACGTTACCCGTGATGATGTCCTCAATCGCGCCGTCTTTGCCTTCGTAGACGTGGCGGCTGTCTTTCACCTGTTTCCTCCTGAGCTCCTGGATCAGCTCTTGCTGCTGCCGCTTATTCTTATGAGACGGAGActgaggaggacacacacacacacacacacacacacacacacacacacacacacacacacacacacacacacacacacacacacacacacacacacacacacacacacacagtgagtcatCATCACTTCTATTAATAATCTTACTCTCAGTCATGAGTACAATCCACAAAGGATTCTCCCACcagcactgtgtgcatgtgtgagctaATTGGACCATTTAGGAAGTATAACCGCTGATCCTGAGCCGATGTGATGTGGCTCAGCAGGGTGTCAgactgcagagccagagagaacTACACCCGGCAGGCGGGCGGTCGTCGCAAAACTAATCCTGTGATCAAGAGTCTGGAGGGTGAAGCGGAAGGGGAGGAAGTGGGACCGGCTTACCTTCTGGTCGCTGTGATCCACTGTAGCCTCCTGCCCTAGAAAGCAGGGGGGAgagtgcagagagggaggggatgaGAGTCGGGAAAGGCGAGCCACTTACCTTCTGGTCTTCCTCCATCATGGCCTCCTGTTCCAGAAGTTTCTCCATCAGAATCTGctcctgtctcttcctctgctcgtTGTCCTCCTCAGCTTGCTGAGATCACACATACATGTCATGTGCACGCGGttgcaaactgaaaatgtaactACGAGACAATAACTCTGGTTCTGCCGCATCAATTTAGTTCCTCTCTTTAGACACTCCATCATTATAGAAATGCAACACTCTTTTGTGCGATTGTGTTTGAGATAATTGTCCAACTCACCCTGTACGCCTTAACAAATCGCACAAACACAGGGAAGAAGACGGAGGGTGGCGTTGTTTTGGAGTTCTCCCCGAAGAACTTCACCGCCTCGTCAAAGGCATCCTTTAAAAGACAAAACGTTGAGAAGACTTCATGTGCAACCCTGTCAGCTTCAGCAGagttacaaaaatacaaaaaacaggCAGATTACACTGCAAGGTGTGCTCATGTCACCTGTGCAATCTTGGCGTCATCCTGCAGCTTCTTCAGCTTGCTCTCATTGTGCGCGATGAAGTCTTTGAGCATGGTATTGTGGCCGTGCATGCTGTACTCTCTTTTGGTCAGCTCCATGCCTCTGTTCAGCTCCTTAACATCCAGCAGGACGTTCTCTAACGACACTGTGAACCGGAGCAGCAGTGTGAGTAACTGCGAACCAGTCGCTGAATGATAAAAAGTCAAACAAGAATGCGCGGCACCATGCACATCTGATCTGTAcgactcacctgctgcagctttctcCACATAATGCAGCTCGTTGTAGAAGACGGAAACTTGCGTGTATTTCTCCTTTACTACATTGGCTATGTAGTGTAACAGCGTTAGCTTACGGTCTGTTGACTTGGTATCAAGTAGCTGTAAGGAAATTCAAAGACAAAACTCAAAACTCCACAAAACATTCAGAACAAAAAAGTGGAAGGCTTTGaaggcagaaagaggaaacttGCCAAGTCTAAACTCTGCAGCTTGAATCCGTACACTGCTCCTCTTTTGCTGCTGTTCATGTAGTTTCCGAGAGCCAAGATAATCTGACCGACAAGAAAGAACGTGAGAAAGGAAAccatgcattcatttaaaatcatGTTCAATTGAGATGCACATGATTCAAATACCTCCAGGATTTTCTTTAGCTTCTGTGATGACTTGATGGACACAGACGCAGCGATGACGGCGTGAAGTTGCTAACAGTCAGGACGACATGAGAAGGTTTTTAGCGAGTATAGTCACTCTCTGTGGCCGTAACAGCACATGACTTCACATATAACGTCCCACACAAAAAGACATCCTGCTTCTCACCGGTGTGAGCATCTGCACGCTCTCACAGAAGTTTCCGATGAACGCCATGATGGTCATCTTCTGCATGAGCCGCTCGATTTTACTGAACTGCATCATGAAGCGGTCCTCGTCCGTCAGGCTCTCCAGCGGTTTGCGCTCCTTCTCAAACTGCCGCAGGATTTTGATCTCGTTCTCTGTGGGCTGGAAGCGCATCAGACACTCCACAAAGTCCACCGGCAGAGTTCGTAGGTCAAAGCTGAGAGACGGGAAGGGTAGAGCAAAAGACACAGAACATTTGATAACATATGCTTACTGTCTTCAAACAATAGGATGTGAAAATAAAGGACATCAAAACATGGAATTTGGGtcttttgctgtattttgaaGGAGCTTACATCTGAATGGCCTTGCAGATCTCCTCAGGAGTCTTGCCCACTTTCCTCAGTGTGATGGCCAGATTCTTCGCTCTGTTGGAGTCCAGTAGCGTCACCTTGTTGGGCCCCTTCTGGATGACCTTCTGCTTGCTCATGGTGAGGTCAATTGCCGGGCCCTGGGCCTTCGTCTTAAACATCTCCTCAAACTCATCCACGTTCAGGTCCTTAAAGGTGGCAACACATAACATGTTCATGTTCTGTTATCGTAGAAATGAGGCCAGAAATAGACTTGTAACAGAGAGAACTCCTACCTCGAGTATCCTCTCATCATCAATCTCATTGAAGACAGTCCCGTTGATCTGGTTTGGTTTCAGGGCGACCCAGTTGAAGACAGGCATGCGGAACTTAGTCTTGATGGGTTTCTTGATCTTAACAGCTACACAGGATACAGAAGAATTAGCACAGCACCCTCATCTGCTATCAGagtacacgcacgcacacgcacattcacacacgtgCAGGTCAAAGGGTAGACAGGTATCTGGGATTGGTGACACACATGGATGTGACTCTAAAAACATACAATCCTACTTCATGTTGATGACAATATTGATTTGAAACCAAAAGTACACTTGGAGATACTTCAAGCAGAGTGAGCCTGTCAGCTTCTGGCAGAGTGGTAATGCCAAAGGGTATGCCCTGGCTGGCTCGCTGACAAACTATTTACCTGACAGATTATGGCTATTTGTGGCCACATGAGCTGATTGACTGAGGCGGTGACACAAAGATAAGGCTGTCGTTCCAGCTCTGCTTCATGCCTATCACGTTCTATCTtctgcctgctgcagcaggtCGTTGTGTCTCAGCATGCAACCAACACTTTGAGATGTGGCGGTACTTAattcatacaaaaacacacatacacacacacacacaataacaaaactACAGTAAAGTGTGAAGGTAAACCATGCAGAATTTTGAAATATggtattttcttgtttaaaatCAAATCTTACTCTGAGAGAAAGAACTGAATGatagaaacaacacaaaaagtcatctttttggaaaatgtggttttataTATTTGTCAAGCTCATGTTTGTTAGAAAGAactaaaaaacagaaaatgcgTTTGAAAAAAGAAGACACAATTATGAACTATTTTGAAGAGGCTTCAAGTTACCAAATGGGAGGCGTTCCTGAATTTCTACTGGGAGTCTGAGACTGAAAATACCATTTTCAAAACATGTGATAAAGGAAGGGAACAGTGAGGGACAAAACACCAAACAAGACAAGCGGAACCTACAGAAAAGTTTGATGGGTCCCTCTGGttggcagaaaaagaaacaatcCAAAGACAAATCATTAAGAAATTGGCAAGAGTTAGTGAGAAAGCTTACACATGCACATCCCAAACACACCTGGTAGAGTAAAGGATCTCAAGATACAGAAAGTGTTTAGATTGAATTAACAGCAGTAACTTTAATAGGGCAAACGGAACTGGATCAAAATGAGGCTTTGTATTAAAACATGACCAATTACTCATAGGAAATCAAAAGGTATCAGAAATAAACACGTGCTTTCTAATACAAGCCTGCTCCAAACAAAGGCCTGTTGCTTTGTGCAGTTGAAATAAATAAGGGCATACTAAGGAATGTGCACCCTCATCTACATACATTACAGAACAGGCTGGTCTGCTTACAGAAAAGTCTGATTCACCGAGTCACGAGTACCCCGCCTTACCAGCACTCATCTGCGCAGGAGCTTGCCTGACAGTAAGTTTGATAGGTTAGATTTCGAAAGCTTAGTTCAAACTGTCTTTAAGCGTATATAAATTGCATAATTTGACAAGATATATAGTTTCATCCACTGAAAATTAATAGCTTTGTTGTTACATTAGATTATAATATTCCATCTATCTTTACCGTACTGTTCTGGTGCACCAAACAATGAACTCTTGAATGCAAGTTGTGGCTAACAACAAATACAGATTTAGATTTATCTTAATTGAGCAACAAGGCATAGCCAATCAGTGGCATCTGTATGCATACAactgcttcacagtaaaagccttCCAAGCAGCATTTCTTAACTCAAGTACACTTTCAGCACATTCCAGTCAGTGTAAGGCTTTTAccatgaagcagctgcaggaagtgtTAAGGTGGCATTAACGTTTAAAGTTTGTTAAGTAGTTGGAATACAGCTAGATTTCCTTATAGCTTGACAGGGGAAgcaaagctgcagctggagctaCTGGTAGTATGATTATCTGTCGTACCGAAAAAAGAATTTTCCCCTTAAATGACCTTACCTGCTAACCCAGAGTTCATGATGACAGTGGGTGTCCCACAGCCGGGCAGTGGGggggctgcaggaggaggaggaggaggcagatgtGCTGAGATCTCTGAGGCCGGCCCTGGGGGAGGaggcggaggtggaggaggaggcggtggtggtgggggagcagctgcagcaggaatgGCCGATGATGGTCCATTTGACACTGGGAGAAGGGAAAGACGGTAAACAAAAATAGAGGCGGCAGCAAGTGTTGCACAATTTGTACATCTCTGATCCTGACGTTTAGAAAGTCTCACTAATGGAGGGTTCAGCAACTGTAAagtttcactttaaaatgatataaaattaACTACTGAAAAATTTGTGAATAACAGTTTATATGCTGATAAAGTGGACTAATATTAAACTTACACATGCCGTTCACTGGcagtggagggggtggaggaggcggtGGTGGAGGAGTGGGCGTTCCCGCTACGACTCCTACATGATTTGGACTGACAACTGCACCATTTCCTCCAATCACAGCACCTGGCAAGCCCTCCACGCCGCAGGGAGGCGAGGGCAGGATAGAGATGTCTCCGTCTCCCTTCTTGTGGATCTTGATGGTGCCTTGTTTCTCCAGTTCGTGGATCTTCTTCTCCAGGTTACTCTGTCGCTGGATGGCCTCGTCCTtctccttcaacatctgccgcAGCGAGTGTACCTGCGAGTTGGTGTCTTTGTAGACTTCCTGTGTGGGAGAGGGACAAGGACAGATTGGTAAAAAACTTGAGGAAACGTGGAGTTCATAGGGAGCtttgctggcaaaaaaaaaaataatccaaTGTCCTGATTTAAAAGCAATTTACTGGAAAATGATGATACAATGTAAATATGTTATGCCATGTGTGGGTGCATAAGATGCATAAATATTGCCTTTCTATTTGTACTGTAGTGGGTAATATGAGTTCTTATGTGACACATTAAAAGGTGAATCTGAATGTCAGAGCTGGAATCTGACCCTGATTGATTCAAGGTCCTTGTTCCTTTGCAtcagctgcttctccagctccacgATCTTGGACATGGCCTCGTTCTCCATGTCCTGCAGCTTCTCCGTCATCTATAAGAGCAACAGCCAGGTGGAAAAGGGTCACATGTTAACATGAACTCATTGCAATGACAACATCCAACTCAATATGTCAACAAAGAGATCCAGCAGGGCACTGATGTGGGACAATTAACGTTCATATTTGTCTGGATTAAAACTAATTGTGAGGCCTTAAAAGTTATTAATGCTGcaagaagagtgtgtgtgtgtccatataaAATGTGTCGTTTTACGGTGGCTGACAGTTAAGAGCATGAGATCATAGTAAGTCCCACTCCCCACGAGATGGTACTGTGTGATAATAAGTAACTGTGACAGAGCTTCAAACAGACTGCCATGCACCCTATCAAGTCTCTGTGCCATCACCATGCGAACATGCTGGACATTAACCCGCAGCGACAGAAGAGCAATGAGACCGCGGAGTCACTTTTGAGCATTTTCAGAGAGTAAAATCAACCATGGATCATACTCACATGTGAcatgttctcctccagctcctccacgcGCTCCAGGGCAGCGTTTTTGGTCTCTGCATCCTCCAGAAGGGCTCCCACATCAAACACATTATCCAAGTAGGCCTGGATCTGGACCTGCAGCTTATCGCTCTCTGTATGCTTTAGTTTCTGGATAACATGCACACATTAAGAGGGAGATATTATGATGATAAGAACAAGGTAGTTAGGGAGATATCTTATGTTTCATGGCTGACATCTCTTCCTCCGAGGCCAGCATTGATCTCACCTACGTAGCGGGGGAGGACACGAGGATTTACTAAACTGACCAGTTTTTTTCTGagagaaaagcctttattgacTGCTTCTCTGTCTCAAGGGTGCCATAGTGACAACCTAAGCTCTGGACTAATAAGATTCTGTCCATTTGTCCTGCACCATTATGTCTCAACTCACATCTAAGTAGTCGTCCAGACACAGCTTGGTGAAGTCGAACTGCAAATGAACTCTGAAGTTCATGTCCTCCACAGAGTGCACGACTATATTGATGAACTGCATACAGGCCACCTGgggaataaaaaacaggagaaatacAGTTAATAAAGGAGGATTTGTTAATAAAAATTACATGGTCATGAGATCCAAATGAATGAAGCTAAAAATCTATTTACACAGCAGCTGTTACTTCTGTGAAATGGCTTAATGCTCATTATCACATctatttccttttcatttgacatccactgaaagtgtgtgtgtataaacgcTCATTATTGTGCCTGCTTTGTGGGCAGATCCAGTTTATCTGGCAGATTAAAAAAGgatctgaaaaaacaaacaaacaaaatcaaccACTTCAACTGCATCGGCTGACTTGCGGGAGCCTGCATAAACAGATCAGGAGGGTCTCCGCACAGTGTGTattgtacatacacacacttcttctCATCCTGACACTGCCTTAATGAACTTCCGATAAGAAGCTCAGTTGTCTCGGTGCAACATGGCAGCTTCAACAGAGTCTGTTGCTTTAGTCACATGAAAGCCTACCGAGGGACTGCTGGCGGACTTGTGACAGAAGTCCTATTGAAGGCCTATTCAAACACAGCATCTGTTGGTTTTCACTcaatcgcacacacacatacagtacttgCCTCACATCTACTAAAGTCACTcagatggacacacactgaATAAAATCATGTCTAAATTGGCACTTTCTTCACAGTGTCTTTTATTCTTATCTGCCAGGGTAATTAGCACCACTCGGCCTGGAAATGACAGACTTGGCAAGGGTTCCTCGCTGAGGGCTCAATCCTCCACGCACTGCACCACACATCTGTAGTTTGTGCCGTGATGAGAAAAATTAGAGGGCTCGCACAGAGACTGATAGCCCTGTGAGTGTGTATCGAACTGGAAGCAAAATTGTTATCTTCCTTGGGTTATTTCTGACTTTGGACAAACATCTGAGGACACCTGCAGCAGTgttcaaaatatacaaaatctCCTTCTCGCTGAGCAGCTGACACTGTGATTCGAGCTTTTATTTCATCACAACTGGACATCCCTGTGCACCTGTCTAACCCAGAGATTACATTTAGTCCTAATCGCTGCCTCTAAACATCTTACAGCGATAATGAAGAAACAGCATTCGTTCACAGCTTCTTCGGCTCAGACCTCCATAAGCCGTGTGCGGTTTGTCAGGCGACGTAGGATTTTCGAGGGATTGCAGTGCAATCAATAAGCCATTaggagtgtgtgcgtgaacaTACCATGAAGTCGATGTTGTTGTCCTCGTTCTTGAAATACTCCATTAGCCTCTCAAACCGCTGCGTCTCCATACACACCTGCAAAACAAACCACATctcatttattgtatttatcGGAGTCTAGACATAGAAAGCAACCCCCAGTGATTGATGCAGAGGTGAAAGCACAGACTCATAATTCACAAATACCATGAAATATGCTGCCTCAGACAAGAACTTTTCTGATTTAAGCTTTAATTTCTGTGCTGCCCTTGCACGGCGACAGAAGAAATAAATGCTCTCTCTCAAAGAGAGGATGAATGATTTAAGCTGCTAAATACATCACAGACTGCCGTAACCTCAGAGATTCTGAGCTGATTTCAGAGAAATAATCATTCTCATTCTTCAATTTTCTATAAAGCTGTCTGATTATGTACACTGTTTAATATGGCTTGTGGTACAACTTTTACCACATATACTGGAATCTTTTGTCCTGCCAATGAAGCACATTTGAACTAGAATttgggagacagacagaaaggagcagagagaaagagatgctCTGCAGTTCAGACGGTTCATCTGGAGGGCAATGAGTGAGATGGAGCATGATAAAGaattgaggaggaggagagggagaaagaggaggggcgTCTGTATCCAAAAACCTCTGAATAATGTTTTCAAGTCTCAGCCTGCAGCCCCTCCATCAAACCTGGGATGTCAGAGTCACTTATCAAACTAGATCTGATGACATTACGTTTGAGAGTGTTGCTTTTTAACTGAAGGGGGGACATAAACAACcaaatctgcaaaaaaaaaaagatacagaaaTGTGTCCTCAAATGCTTCCATCTGCCTACGCTATTATGACACTAACCTTCATCTCATTAGACGAGCTACATTTTCTCAAAGCCTTATATTCTCCCACTAATGCCACTGAGAGCAACACTCAATATTTCATTCAGGGGTGTAAATATTGCATTAACTGCAGTCAGCCCATTTTTGCGGGCTGTATGCTACAAAATGGAGCGGCTGTTAGCGCCCACTCCATCATAAACCTCCCACTCTTTTCTCCAGCAGCCAGAATACTTCATCCCGACAGGCAAGGGTCAGGCAAGGCTGTCTGGtacatctttctctctgctaTTCTGAGCTTTGATGTGTCTGCCAAATCCTGTTGACACACACGTAACAGTTTTCACTGGATGTCGAACGAGTCCTCCTGTGTAATGCAGCTAAACCGCTGTCTTTAATCTGCGGACAAAAGAATTCCTAGATGCTATCCTCTGTGCAGGAATGAGAAATCTGCTGGTCTCACGCCTGCCTGGGGAGCATTCCTCCAGGGCTGAGTCACCGTTTTAAACGGCACAGGCGAAATGTAATGACATATTCGTCTCCTCAGACCTCACTTCCTCTCTACGTGCAGCTTGTACCTCCTTAAAGTTGTCGAACGCAGAGAGAATAATTTCATGGCCTCCTCTCACGAGACAAACTGCCGCCAGGAGCTCCAGGACCAGGGCTTTAGTTCTGCAAAACAAGGAGAAAATAAACGCAGGAATGGTTGGTAAATGACAAGCGCCAGCGCTGCGGCAAACCTGTACTTAAACATGGAGCAAACAAAGTGGAAAACAGTGTAATTTAACATCCTGCCAGTGCTGAAACCTCTGTGTGGAGTGGATCGATTACAGTATTTATTAcaattaatatatttttaagttgttttaaaAGTAACAAAACTTTGTAAAAATGCATTATGTTGACATATTGAGGACGTGAGGTCTGCCTTAAATAACTCATTGAAAATATGTTATGTCACaacctgagaggaagaaaaaacaaaaaggctcCACATTTTCATCTGATCCACTGGATTAAAAGGCAGGTATCAAAAATGAATGCTTCAGGCCTAatccctatgtgtgtgtgtgtgcgcgtgcgcgtgtgtgtgcatgcgcccACTCTCCAGTTCATCCATGCAggatttctctgtctgtttgagATGATATGTGACAGGTGATGTGAAGTAGTTTCACATCCACTTTTGAGGAAATCCACGAGCCTCAGGGCatgaagtgaaaacacacacacccacccacacccacacacacacacacacacacacacacacacacacacacacacacacacaaacataaacacacagaggagagtcCTTCTGCTGGCTGTTTCCGTAAGCAGCTGCCACTGCAGCGGAGTGTGCCGGCGGTGCCCTGACCCCGCTGTTGGGATGAATGTGCCCCTGAGCCACAAAGACACTCACTCTGGACCAGACGGTGCAGGTGCACTGAGGCTAATGTTGGACTCTGAATGTTCCATTATGGATTTGGGTCTTTGTTGGTAAAATATCTGGATGTTTTCAGCTCCAAATGTAACAAATCTCTTATGATATTTCTGTATGAGCAAAGAGCTATATAAAAACACTCAGGTATTCAtgtaaaaaacacataatgCTTTTAGTCCCTTAAATGTTTATCTTTAagtcatttcaacattttggttTAACTTACCTTGGATTTTTATTGTTGAGACTTAGTGCAATTTCATTCACAGCATGTGGGTGTGACATGACCATGTTGAAGCCATACTGGAAGacgaaaaacaaacaagagggAATAAGACAGAGACAAATAAGCTAATTAACAGAGAAGAGGACCCACAGAATAAGCAAGACGTACGTTCCTCTGTATAATAAATGAAACATGGAGAACCAGCGGTGGAACAAATTGGCTTCAGTGAGATAAGTGAGCTTTATTCTGGAGGGACATGCGGTCTGTGTGGACGCCCTGTGGGGAGTGCAGAGGGCTGACCTGGTAGTTCATGATAGCACGCAGGCACATGATGCAGACATGGACATCTTCTTTCTTGCAGACCAGTCTGGAGTTTTTCAGAGTTCTCCGACTCGGCAGTGTGTTGCAACtaaaacaaatgacagaaacaacaaTACAGATGAGATGTGGATGAGTCTGTGAGCGTCTGAACGCAAACACAAGCGCACTGGATAAATAAGAAAGCATTTGCCTCCATCacacaccacctcctccacacaggGAGGTTATTAAACTGCCACGCCACCTTACATTAACACGCACAAAAGACCACATAATCTACAGCCCTGCCATGGGCCACAGGATGCCCCCtttcaattgttttattttatgtcctTCACAAAGATATCACTTACAGCTAACACAATAGAAGCCAGTCATTTGCATGCAGCCCAGTGATTGTGCAGCTTTATGTGGACAAAAACAAGGCCTCTCCTCCTGGTGCAGCTCTCACGATAAAATGAGAAATGCTGGAGCAGCTGTATTACTGAATAATATGCAGAGCCAGTCAGAGCAAAACGGTTTATTTTCAGACTTTTGTCACGAGGTTCAATTACCAGCCCGAGTTCTGGAGAAAAATGTGTCTCCAGGCTACTGATAGACACGCCGATTCGTGTCAGCTCACATGTCTAAAGGTGTGACTGCTCTGTGAGTCACAGAGTGGTGTGTTTGTCTAAAAAAGGCGAGATGGTTTTAGGACAAATATAGTAAAGAACTATTCTTTAATTAGGAAAGTTTGCATGGAAATAAGCTTGAAAACAAATGTGCCTCTGAGTGCTTTGAATCTGAGTATCCTACACATGTTCAGCAGGACGTGGTTCAAAACTAGCTGacataaaagcagcagatttaTGAGAAAGAACTCCACCATCCGCTTCACGTAGCAGCAAAAGTAATCTTAAAGGAGTTCATCTGggtttgttttcctctcctgaTTAATCAACACCCAAACGGAGGAGTGgcaaaaaaggaggaaatgagTAACGATATTTCTTAAGAAGCACTAATGATAAATGATTACCTAACACCAGCAAAATGTAACACCTTGATCTGCTTCGACTTGTCTAAAATGACTCAACTAAACTGTACATAGCacatcaaacacaacacagttgATCCAAAGAGCTTTACAGAGAAGAACAAATGACTGAACCGGGAAACTAAATCCAATCAAACAGAGAACAAGCAAAAATATATAGATACAGTTTAAAGTTGCACCTTGAAAGCCTAAATAGAGTGCGAGTGTTCAGGTGGCTAATGAGTAACCACAACACTTTGCATCTAAGAGCAGACACAGGCTTTCCAGGGATCTCAGGTCTGACACTGCAGCGTGGGAAAGGGGCTCCCAAATACAAGCAGGAAATCTGTGGAGGGAAGCCATTAACACAGTAATATGGTTCTCATTTCCGATCAGCTCTCCAGAGAAGGAATAAAATGATTATTC is a window encoding:
- the fmnl2a gene encoding formin-like protein 2 isoform X6, whose amino-acid sequence is MGNAGSMDQHTDFRGHNMPLKLPMPEPGELEERFATVLNSMNLPPDKARLLRQYDNEKKWELICDQERFQVKNPPHTYLQKLRSYLDPAVTRKKFRRRVQESTQVLRELEISLRTNHIGWVREFLNEENKGLDVLVEYLSFAQYAVTFDGDCVENNPEALMDKSKPWSRSIEDLHGGSTLPSPITGNGITRAGRHSTLRHLLFCLPVFHSRTPSTLSCPKCSQMRRCNTLPSRRTLKNSRLVCKKEDVHVCIMCLRAIMNYQYGFNMVMSHPHAVNEIALSLNNKNPRTKALVLELLAAVCLVRGGHEIILSAFDNFKEVCMETQRFERLMEYFKNEDNNIDFMVACMQFINIVVHSVEDMNFRVHLQFDFTKLCLDDYLDKLKHTESDKLQVQIQAYLDNVFDVGALLEDAETKNAALERVEELEENMSHMTEKLQDMENEAMSKIVELEKQLMQRNKDLESIREVYKDTNSQVHSLRQMLKEKDEAIQRQSNLEKKIHELEKQGTIKIHKKGDGDISILPSPPCGVEGLPGAVIGGNGAVVSPNHVGVVAGTPTPPPPPPPPPPLPVNGMLSNGPSSAIPAAAAPPPPPPPPPPPPPPPGPASEISAHLPPPPPPAAPPLPGCGTPTVIMNSGLAEGPIKLFSVKIKKPIKTKFRMPVFNWVALKPNQINGTVFNEIDDERILEDLNVDEFEEMFKTKAQGPAIDLTMSKQKVIQKGPNKVTLLDSNRAKNLAITLRKVGKTPEEICKAIQIFDLRTLPVDFVECLMRFQPTENEIKILRQFEKERKPLESLTDEDRFMMQFSKIERLMQKMTIMAFIGNFCESVQMLTPQLHAVIAASVSIKSSQKLKKILEIILALGNYMNSSKRGAVYGFKLQSLDLLLDTKSTDRKLTLLHYIANVVKEKYTQVSVFYNELHYVEKAAAVSLENVLLDVKELNRGMELTKREYSMHGHNTMLKDFIAHNESKLKKLQDDAKIAQDAFDEAVKFFGENSKTTPPSVFFPVFVRFVKAYRQAEEDNEQRKRQEQILMEKLLEQEAMMEEDQKSPSHKNKRQQQELIQELRRKQVKDSRHVYEGKDGAIEDIITVLKTVPFTARTAKRGSRFFCEPALNEEYHY
- the fmnl2a gene encoding formin-like protein 2 isoform X3 — translated: MGNAGSMDQHTDFRGHNMPLKLPMPEPGELEERFATVLNSMNLPPDKARLLRQYDNEKKWELICDQERFQVKNPPHTYLQKLRSYLDPAVTRKKFRRRVQESTQVLRELEISLRTNHIGWVREFLNEENKGLDVLVEYLSFAQYAVTFDGDCVENNPEALMDKSKPWSRSIEDLHGGSTLPSPITGNGITRAGRHSTLRCNTLPSRRTLKNSRLVCKKEDVHVCIMCLRAIMNYQYGFNMVMSHPHAVNEIALSLNNKNPRTKALVLELLAAVCLVRGGHEIILSAFDNFKEVCMETQRFERLMEYFKNEDNNIDFMVACMQFINIVVHSVEDMNFRVHLQFDFTKLCLDDYLDKLKHTESDKLQVQIQAYLDNVFDVGALLEDAETKNAALERVEELEENMSHMTEKLQDMENEAMSKIVELEKQLMQRNKDLESIREVYKDTNSQVHSLRQMLKEKDEAIQRQSNLEKKIHELEKQGTIKIHKKGDGDISILPSPPCGVEGLPGAVIGGNGAVVSPNHVGVVAGTPTPPPPPPPPPPLPVNGMLSNGPSSAIPAAAAPPPPPPPPPPPPPPPGPASEISAHLPPPPPPAAPPLPGCGTPTVIMNSGLAEGPIKLFSVKIKKPIKTKFRMPVFNWVALKPNQINGTVFNEIDDERILEDLNVDEFEEMFKTKAQGPAIDLTMSKQKVIQKGPNKVTLLDSNRAKNLAITLRKVGKTPEEICKAIQIFDLRTLPVDFVECLMRFQPTENEIKILRQFEKERKPLESLTDEDRFMMQFSKIERLMQKMTIMAFIGNFCESVQMLTPQLHAVIAASVSIKSSQKLKKILEIILALGNYMNSSKRGAVYGFKLQSLDLLLDTKSTDRKLTLLHYIANVVKEKYTQVSVFYNELHYVEKAAAVSLENVLLDVKELNRGMELTKREYSMHGHNTMLKDFIAHNESKLKKLQDDAKIAQDAFDEAVKFFGENSKTTPPSVFFPVFVRFVKAYRQAEEDNEQRKRQEQILMEKLLEQEAMMEEDQKSPSHKNKRQQQELIQELRRKQVKDSRHVYEGKDGAIEDIITALKKNNITKFPNVYSRVRNSSSSTPVVVDVSQTWQASLFYLPSCFSVFSYRVHSALTYLSLCFHHYLTFMTVKSDLKKIVLSVVYSSFLWRRCICLTRCMEVKTVWPVSVVTPRDS